A stretch of Rhizobium sp. TH2 DNA encodes these proteins:
- a CDS encoding DUF1236 domain-containing protein, translating to MKAKLIAATMVAFSAFAVAQARAETVYVVPEDADRYVTEQPYDDTVVYDEDFNEGDALPDTVVIRKVPDHDDLGYVVTNKRRIIVEPRTRKVIKVYN from the coding sequence ATGAAAGCCAAGCTTATTGCCGCGACGATGGTCGCTTTTTCCGCCTTCGCCGTCGCGCAAGCCAGGGCCGAAACCGTCTATGTCGTGCCGGAAGATGCCGATCGCTATGTGACCGAGCAGCCGTATGACGATACCGTGGTCTATGACGAGGACTTCAACGAGGGCGACGCGCTGCCGGACACGGTGGTGATCCGCAAGGTGCCCGATCATGACGACCTCGGCTATGTCGTCACCAACAAGCGCCGCATCATCGTCGAGCCGCGCACCCGCAAGGTGATCAAGGTTTACAACTAA
- a CDS encoding TerC family protein, whose amino-acid sequence MFGLDYAALAAFLQVIMIDLVLAGDNAIVIGMAAAGLPSDLRKKAILIGILAATVLRIIFALMTTWLLAIVGLILLGGILLLWVCWKMYRELVTTEHELHEAEEALAGHDINGNGTVSAKPGSKTLRQAVTQIIIADVSMSLDNVLAVAGAAKDHFWALIFGLGLSVVLMGAASAIIAKLLHKHRWIAWVGFVIILYVAIRMIYEGADQVLGHTLPAIPLLKSAVPAVH is encoded by the coding sequence ATGTTCGGTCTCGATTATGCGGCGCTCGCCGCCTTCCTGCAAGTCATCATGATCGACCTCGTGCTTGCTGGCGACAATGCCATCGTCATCGGCATGGCTGCTGCCGGCTTGCCTTCGGACCTGCGAAAGAAGGCGATCCTGATCGGCATTCTGGCCGCGACCGTCCTGCGCATCATCTTCGCGTTGATGACGACCTGGCTGCTTGCCATTGTCGGCCTCATCCTGCTCGGCGGCATCCTGCTGCTCTGGGTGTGCTGGAAGATGTACCGCGAGCTCGTCACCACGGAGCACGAGTTGCACGAGGCGGAAGAGGCGCTTGCCGGCCATGATATCAATGGCAACGGTACCGTCAGCGCCAAGCCGGGCAGCAAGACGCTGCGCCAGGCCGTGACGCAGATCATCATCGCCGACGTCTCGATGTCGCTGGACAATGTGCTGGCGGTGGCCGGCGCCGCCAAGGATCATTTCTGGGCGCTGATCTTCGGCCTCGGCCTGTCGGTCGTGCTGATGGGCGCGGCATCCGCCATCATCGCCAAGTTGCTCCACAAGCACAGGTGGATCGCCTGGGTCGGTTTCGTCATCATCCTCTATGTCGCGATCCGCATGATCTATGAAGGTGCGGACCAGGTGCTTGGCCATACGCTGCCGGCGATCCCGCTGCTCAAGAGCGCGGTGCCCGCGGTTCACTGA
- the dusA gene encoding tRNA dihydrouridine(20/20a) synthase DusA: MYADAVKSGAKILAIAPMMDWTDRHCRFLHRLLTRKSLLYTEMVVADAAIHGKRDRLLGYDASEHPVALQLGGSEPAKLEEAARIGVDFGYDEINLNVGCPSDRVQSGTFGACLMREPDLVAACIAAMKAVSPVPVTVKCRIGVDDQDPEIALDDLAAKVLDAGADAIWVHARKAWLQGLSPKENRDIPPLDYSRVYRLKQKYPNVFIGINGGVADLNQAVEHLNHVDGVMLGRAAYHNSSILADADHLVYGAPETVLDWSVIRDAMMEHAGHHIASGGRLGHVTRHMIGLFQGLEGARRYRQILSSDATRPGAGPEVIAQAFEAVQPALLAA; this comes from the coding sequence ATGTACGCGGACGCTGTGAAAAGCGGTGCGAAGATCCTCGCGATCGCGCCGATGATGGACTGGACGGACCGGCATTGCCGGTTCCTCCATCGCCTGCTTACGCGTAAGAGCCTGCTCTACACGGAAATGGTCGTCGCGGATGCGGCGATCCACGGCAAGCGCGACCGGCTGCTCGGCTACGATGCTAGCGAGCATCCCGTGGCGCTGCAGCTCGGGGGTTCCGAGCCAGCAAAGCTTGAAGAAGCGGCGCGGATCGGCGTGGATTTCGGCTATGACGAGATCAATCTCAATGTCGGCTGTCCGTCGGACCGGGTGCAATCCGGCACGTTCGGCGCCTGCCTGATGCGGGAGCCCGATCTGGTGGCCGCGTGCATCGCCGCGATGAAGGCTGTCTCCCCGGTGCCGGTGACGGTGAAATGCCGGATCGGCGTCGACGACCAGGATCCGGAAATCGCGCTTGATGATCTCGCGGCGAAGGTGCTCGATGCCGGGGCGGATGCGATCTGGGTCCATGCCCGCAAGGCCTGGCTGCAAGGCCTGAGCCCCAAGGAAAACCGCGATATCCCGCCGCTCGATTATAGCAGGGTCTATCGGCTGAAGCAGAAATATCCGAATGTTTTCATCGGCATCAACGGGGGCGTTGCGGATTTGAATCAAGCCGTCGAGCATTTGAATCATGTCGATGGGGTGATGTTGGGGCGGGCGGCCTATCACAACAGTTCCATCCTCGCCGATGCCGATCATCTGGTCTATGGCGCCCCGGAAACCGTGCTGGACTGGAGCGTCATCCGCGATGCGATGATGGAGCATGCGGGCCACCACATCGCCTCGGGTGGCAGGCTGGGCCATGTCACGCGCCACATGATCGGCCTGTTCCAGGGCCTGGAAGGCGCCCGCCGCTACCGGCAGATCCTGTCGTCGGATGCGACCCGTCCGGGCGCTGGGCCGGAGGTGATCGCGCAGGCCTTCGAGGCGGTACAGCCGGCGCTTCTGGCTGCCTAG
- a CDS encoding adenylate/guanylate cyclase domain-containing protein: MYASRQIARAETEAETERARSDALLANILPPAVAEQLRTSPGRIIADRFENASVLFADMAGFTARSGTMPPEELVRFLDRIFGVFDELTARHGAEKIKTNGDGYMVAAGLPLPRADHAEALAGLALDMLEAARGFEGDVRIRVGIASGPVVAGVVGSAKFFYDVWGDTVNIASRMESTSENGRIQVSAATAALLAGTFALEPRGLIEVKGKGPMQTWYLIGTSDMSAQTQAPPVLEDERRQ; encoded by the coding sequence ATGTATGCCTCCCGCCAGATCGCCCGGGCCGAGACCGAGGCCGAGACCGAGCGTGCCCGCTCCGATGCGCTGCTCGCCAACATCCTGCCGCCGGCGGTGGCCGAGCAGCTCAGGACCTCGCCGGGCAGGATCATCGCCGACCGCTTCGAGAATGCCTCCGTGCTTTTCGCCGACATGGCGGGCTTCACCGCCCGCTCCGGCACGATGCCGCCCGAGGAACTCGTGCGGTTCCTCGACCGCATCTTCGGCGTCTTCGACGAACTCACGGCCCGCCATGGCGCCGAGAAGATCAAGACCAATGGCGACGGCTACATGGTGGCCGCCGGGCTTCCCCTGCCGCGCGCCGACCATGCCGAGGCCCTGGCGGGTCTGGCGCTCGACATGCTCGAGGCCGCGCGCGGCTTCGAGGGCGATGTGCGTATCCGCGTCGGCATCGCATCCGGCCCCGTCGTCGCCGGCGTCGTCGGGTCCGCAAAATTCTTCTACGATGTGTGGGGCGACACGGTGAATATCGCGTCGCGCATGGAATCGACATCGGAGAATGGCCGCATCCAGGTTTCCGCCGCGACAGCCGCGTTGCTGGCCGGCACATTTGCCCTCGAGCCCCGCGGTCTGATCGAGGTCAAGGGCAAGGGCCCGATGCAGACCTGGTATCTCATCGGCACAAGCGACATGTCGGCGCAAACGCAAGCGCCGCCCGTCCTGGAGGACGAGCGGCGCCAATGA